One window from the genome of Epinephelus moara isolate mb chromosome 21, YSFRI_EMoa_1.0, whole genome shotgun sequence encodes:
- the pfkpb gene encoding ATP-dependent 6-phosphofructokinase, platelet type isoform X3 encodes MAGAVAPKRQDTRKFFENLSGAGKSIGVLTSGGDAQGMNAAVRAVVRMGIYVGAKVYFVHEGYQGMVDGGDNIKEATWESVSSMLQVGGTVIGSARCKEFRTHEGRLKAAHNLVQRSITNLCVIGGDGSLTGANLFREEWSGLLDELVEQGLISKDAAEANSMLHIVGMVGSIDNDFCGTDMTIGTDSALHRIIEVVDAIMTTAQSHQRTFVLEVMGRHCGYLALVSALACGADWVFIPEMPPEDGWEDSMCQKLSESRSRGSRLNIIIVAEGAIDRQGQPITSDFVKDLVVRCLGFDTRVTILGHVQRGGTPSAFDRILASRMGVEAVLALLEASATTPACVVSLVGNQAVRLPLMECVQMTQEVQKAMDEKKFDEAVRLRGRSFENNLTTYRLLSYRKADSELPNSSFNVAVLNVGAPAAGMNAAVRSAVRVGITEGHKMFAVNDGFEGFYKGQIKEIKWGDVGGWTGQGGSLLGTKRTLPGKHLEKIAEQIRIHNINALLVIGGFEALESLLQLYEARADYEELCIPMCMLPATISNNVPGTDLSIGADTSLNAIVETCDRIKQSASGTKRRVFIIETMGGYCGYLATVGGLAAGADTVYIYEEPFDIRDLQANVEHLTQKMKTSIQRGLVLRNENSNENFTTDFIYQLYSEEGRGVFDCRKNILGHMQQGGAPSPFDRNFGTKIAAKAMQWITRTLKESYKGGRVFANSEDTACLLGMRRRAMVFQPVSQIRDETDFFHRIPKEQWWLKLRPLMKILAKYKTSYDVSDSGQLEHVTRFRSRESNNTAAI; translated from the exons GTATGAACGCGGCGGTCCGGGCTGTTGTGCGAATGGGCATCTATGTTGGAGCAAAGGTGTATTTTGTCCACGAG GGGTAccaggggatggtggatggaggAGACAACATCAAAGAGGCGACGTGGGAAAGCGTCTCCAGCATGTTGCAAGTG GGTGGCACAGTCATCGGCAGCGCCCGCTGTAAAGAGTTTCGTACCCACGAGGGCCGCTTGAAAGCCGCACACAACCTTGTGCAGCGCAGCATCACCAACCTGTGTGTGATTGGTGGAGATGGCAGCCTGACTGGAGCCAACCTGTTCAGAGAGGAGTGGAGCGGCCTTTTGGATGAGCTCGTCGAACAAG GTCTCATCAGTAAGGACGCAGCCGAGGCTAACTCTATGCTCCACATTGTTGGCATGGTCGGCTCCATTGACAATGACTTCTGCGGCACCGACATGACCATCGGCACTGACTCGGCGCTGCACAGGATCATCGAGGTGGTGGACGCCATCATGACCACCGCTCAGAG ccACCAGAGGACATTTGTGCTGGAGGTCATGGGCAGACACTGCGG atACTTGGCCCTGGTCAGTGCCCTGGCATGCGGAGCAGACTGGGTATTTATCCCAGAAATGCCTCCTGAAGATGGATGGGAGGATAGCATGTGTCAGAAACTGTCtgag AGCCGATCACGAGGTTCCAGGTTGAACATTATCATAGTTGCTGAAGGAGCCATTGACAGACAAGGACAACCCATTACTTCAGATTTTGTGAAGGAT CTGGTGGTACGCTGCCTGGGTTTTGACACCAGGGTGACCATCCTGGGCCACGTGCAGAGAGGTGGGACACCCTCTGCCTTTGACAGGATTCTG GCCAGTCGTATGGGCGTGGAGGCAGTGCTGGCGTTACTGGAGGCCTCTGCCACCACCCCGGCCTGCGTTGTGTCTCTGGTTGGCAACCAGGCTGTCCGACTACCACTTATGGAGTGTGTTCAGATG ACCCAAGAGGTGCAGAAGGCCATGGATGAGAAGAAATTTGACGAGGCTGTGAGACTGCGTGGCAG GAGCTTTGAGAACAATCTGACCACCTACAGACTCCTCTCCTACCGGAAGGCAGATTCTGAACTTCCAAAT AGCTCCTTCAATGTTGCGGTGCTGAACGTCGGCGCGCCGGCAGCAGGTATGAACGCCGCCGTGCGTTCTGCTGTCAGAGTGGGAATCACTGAAGGCCACAAAATGTTTGCGGTCAACGACGGCTTCGAGGGATTTTACAAGGGACAG ATCAAGGAGATCAAATGGGGAGATGTTGGTGGTTGGACCGGCCAGGGAGGATCACTGCTGGGGACCAAACG aaCTCTTCCAGGCAAACATCTGGAGAAGATCGCTGAGCAGATTAGGATCCATAACATCAACGCCCTGCTTGTCATCGGCGGATTTGAG GCCTTAGAGTCCCTGCTGCAGCTGTACGAGGCCCGGGCCGACTACGAGGAGTTGTGTATCCCGATGTGCATGCTGCCTGCTACCATTAGTAACAATGTTCCCGGCACTGACCTCAGTATCGGCGCTGACACGTCCCTCAACGCCATCGTGGAG ACATGTGATCGCATCAAGCAGTCAGCCAGTGGCACCAAGCGGCGGGTCTTCATCATTGAGACCATGGGGGGCTACTGCGGCTACCTGGCCACTGTCGGCGGTCTGGCTGCAGGCGCAGACACCGTCTACATCTACGAGGAGCCGTTTGACATCCGGGACCTGCAG gccAACGTGGAGCATCTGACACAGAAGATGAAGACGAGCATCCAGAGAGGCTTAGTGCTCAG gaatGAGAACTCCAATGAGAACTTTACCACTGACTTCATCTACCAGCTGTACTCTGAGGAGGGACGGGGAGTGTTTGACTGTAGGAAGAACATCCTCGGTCACATGCAGCAG GGAGGAGCTCCATCACCTTTTGATAGAAACTTTGGCACCAAAATTGCTGCTAAAGCCATGCAGTGGATCACACGGACGCTCAAGGAGTCTTACAAAGGAG GGCGAGTGTTTGCTAACTCAGAGGACACCGCCTGCCTGTTGGGGATGCGTCGCAGAGCCATGGTCTTTCAGCCCGTGTCACAGATCCGGGATGAGACGGACTTTTT CCACAGGATCCCCAAGGAGCAGTGGTGGCTGAAGCTCCGTCCACTGATGAAAATCCTGGCCAAGTACAAGACCAGCTACGACGTGTCCGACTCGGGCCAGCTGGAGCACGTGACCCGGTTCCGATCCAGAGAGTCCAACAACACGGCGGCCATCTGA
- the pfkpb gene encoding ATP-dependent 6-phosphofructokinase, platelet type isoform X1: protein MAGAVAPKRQDTRKFFENLSGAGKSIGVLTSGGDAQGMNAAVRAVVRMGIYVGAKVYFVHEGYQGMVDGGDNIKEATWESVSSMLQVGGTVIGSARCKEFRTHEGRLKAAHNLVQRSITNLCVIGGDGSLTGANLFREEWSGLLDELVEQGLISKDAAEANSMLHIVGMVGSIDNDFCGTDMTIGTDSALHRIIEVVDAIMTTAQSHQRTFVLEVMGRHCGYLALVSALACGADWVFIPEMPPEDGWEDSMCQKLSENRADKKRLNIIIVAEGAIDCHNKAITPDYIKDLVVRCLGFDTRVTILGHVQRGGTPSAFDRILASRMGVEAVLALLEASATTPACVVSLVGNQAVRLPLMECVQMTQEVQKAMDEKKFDEAVRLRGRSFENNLTTYRLLSYRKADSELPNSSFNVAVLNVGAPAAGMNAAVRSAVRVGITEGHKMFAVNDGFEGFYKGQIKEIKWGDVGGWTGQGGSLLGTKRTLPGKHLEKIAEQIRIHNINALLVIGGFEALESLLQLYEARADYEELCIPMCMLPATISNNVPGTDLSIGADTSLNAIVETCDRIKQSASGTKRRVFIIETMGGYCGYLATVGGLAAGADTVYIYEEPFDIRDLQANVEHLTQKMKTSIQRGLVLRNENSNENFTTDFIYQLYSEEGRGVFDCRKNILGHMQQGGAPSPFDRNFGTKIAAKAMQWITRTLKESYKGGRVFANSEDTACLLGMRRRAMVFQPVSQIRDETDFFHRIPKEQWWLKLRPLMKILAKYKTSYDVSDSGQLEHVTRFRSRESNNTAAI, encoded by the exons GTATGAACGCGGCGGTCCGGGCTGTTGTGCGAATGGGCATCTATGTTGGAGCAAAGGTGTATTTTGTCCACGAG GGGTAccaggggatggtggatggaggAGACAACATCAAAGAGGCGACGTGGGAAAGCGTCTCCAGCATGTTGCAAGTG GGTGGCACAGTCATCGGCAGCGCCCGCTGTAAAGAGTTTCGTACCCACGAGGGCCGCTTGAAAGCCGCACACAACCTTGTGCAGCGCAGCATCACCAACCTGTGTGTGATTGGTGGAGATGGCAGCCTGACTGGAGCCAACCTGTTCAGAGAGGAGTGGAGCGGCCTTTTGGATGAGCTCGTCGAACAAG GTCTCATCAGTAAGGACGCAGCCGAGGCTAACTCTATGCTCCACATTGTTGGCATGGTCGGCTCCATTGACAATGACTTCTGCGGCACCGACATGACCATCGGCACTGACTCGGCGCTGCACAGGATCATCGAGGTGGTGGACGCCATCATGACCACCGCTCAGAG ccACCAGAGGACATTTGTGCTGGAGGTCATGGGCAGACACTGCGG atACTTGGCCCTGGTCAGTGCCCTGGCATGCGGAGCAGACTGGGTATTTATCCCAGAAATGCCTCCTGAAGATGGATGGGAGGATAGCATGTGTCAGAAACTGTCtgag AACCGCGCCGATAAGAAAAGGCTGAACATTATTATTGTAGCTGAGGGTGCCATAGATTGCCACAACAAGGCAATAACTCCTGATTATATCAAGGAT CTGGTGGTACGCTGCCTGGGTTTTGACACCAGGGTGACCATCCTGGGCCACGTGCAGAGAGGTGGGACACCCTCTGCCTTTGACAGGATTCTG GCCAGTCGTATGGGCGTGGAGGCAGTGCTGGCGTTACTGGAGGCCTCTGCCACCACCCCGGCCTGCGTTGTGTCTCTGGTTGGCAACCAGGCTGTCCGACTACCACTTATGGAGTGTGTTCAGATG ACCCAAGAGGTGCAGAAGGCCATGGATGAGAAGAAATTTGACGAGGCTGTGAGACTGCGTGGCAG GAGCTTTGAGAACAATCTGACCACCTACAGACTCCTCTCCTACCGGAAGGCAGATTCTGAACTTCCAAAT AGCTCCTTCAATGTTGCGGTGCTGAACGTCGGCGCGCCGGCAGCAGGTATGAACGCCGCCGTGCGTTCTGCTGTCAGAGTGGGAATCACTGAAGGCCACAAAATGTTTGCGGTCAACGACGGCTTCGAGGGATTTTACAAGGGACAG ATCAAGGAGATCAAATGGGGAGATGTTGGTGGTTGGACCGGCCAGGGAGGATCACTGCTGGGGACCAAACG aaCTCTTCCAGGCAAACATCTGGAGAAGATCGCTGAGCAGATTAGGATCCATAACATCAACGCCCTGCTTGTCATCGGCGGATTTGAG GCCTTAGAGTCCCTGCTGCAGCTGTACGAGGCCCGGGCCGACTACGAGGAGTTGTGTATCCCGATGTGCATGCTGCCTGCTACCATTAGTAACAATGTTCCCGGCACTGACCTCAGTATCGGCGCTGACACGTCCCTCAACGCCATCGTGGAG ACATGTGATCGCATCAAGCAGTCAGCCAGTGGCACCAAGCGGCGGGTCTTCATCATTGAGACCATGGGGGGCTACTGCGGCTACCTGGCCACTGTCGGCGGTCTGGCTGCAGGCGCAGACACCGTCTACATCTACGAGGAGCCGTTTGACATCCGGGACCTGCAG gccAACGTGGAGCATCTGACACAGAAGATGAAGACGAGCATCCAGAGAGGCTTAGTGCTCAG gaatGAGAACTCCAATGAGAACTTTACCACTGACTTCATCTACCAGCTGTACTCTGAGGAGGGACGGGGAGTGTTTGACTGTAGGAAGAACATCCTCGGTCACATGCAGCAG GGAGGAGCTCCATCACCTTTTGATAGAAACTTTGGCACCAAAATTGCTGCTAAAGCCATGCAGTGGATCACACGGACGCTCAAGGAGTCTTACAAAGGAG GGCGAGTGTTTGCTAACTCAGAGGACACCGCCTGCCTGTTGGGGATGCGTCGCAGAGCCATGGTCTTTCAGCCCGTGTCACAGATCCGGGATGAGACGGACTTTTT CCACAGGATCCCCAAGGAGCAGTGGTGGCTGAAGCTCCGTCCACTGATGAAAATCCTGGCCAAGTACAAGACCAGCTACGACGTGTCCGACTCGGGCCAGCTGGAGCACGTGACCCGGTTCCGATCCAGAGAGTCCAACAACACGGCGGCCATCTGA
- the pfkpb gene encoding ATP-dependent 6-phosphofructokinase, platelet type isoform X4, whose amino-acid sequence MAGAVAPKRQDTRKFFENLSGAGKSIGVLTSGGDAQGMNAAVRAVVRMGIYVGAKVYFVHEGYQGMVDGGDNIKEATWESVSSMLQVGGTVIGSARCKEFRTHEGRLKAAHNLVQRSITNLCVIGGDGSLTGANLFREEWSGLLDELVEQGLISKDAAEANSMLHIVGMVGSIDNDFCGTDMTIGTDSALHRIIEVVDAIMTTAQSHQRTFVLEVMGRHCGYLALVSALACGADWVFIPEMPPEDGWEDSMCQKLSESRSRGSRLNIIIVAEGAIDRQGQPITSDFVKDLVVRCLGFDTRVTILGHVQRGGTPSAFDRILASRMGVEAVLALLEASATTPACVVSLVGNQAVRLPLMECVQMTQEVQKAMDEKKFDEAVRLRGRSFENNLTTYRLLSYRKADSELPNSSFNVAVLNVGAPAAGMNAAVRSAVRVGITEGHKMFAVNDGFEGFYKGQIKEIKWGDVGGWTGQGGSLLGTKRTLPGKHLEKIAEQIRIHNINALLVIGGFEAYVGLLELSAARDKHNEFCVPMVMVPATVSNNIPGSDLSIGSDTALNAITDTCDRIKQSASGTKRRVFIIETMGGYCGYLATVGGLAAGADTVYIYEEPFDIRDLQANVEHLTQKMKTSIQRGLVLRNENSNENFTTDFIYQLYSEEGRGVFDCRKNILGHMQQGGAPSPFDRNFGTKIAAKAMQWITRTLKESYKGGRVFANSEDTACLLGMRRRAMVFQPVSQIRDETDFFHRIPKEQWWLKLRPLMKILAKYKTSYDVSDSGQLEHVTRFRSRESNNTAAI is encoded by the exons GTATGAACGCGGCGGTCCGGGCTGTTGTGCGAATGGGCATCTATGTTGGAGCAAAGGTGTATTTTGTCCACGAG GGGTAccaggggatggtggatggaggAGACAACATCAAAGAGGCGACGTGGGAAAGCGTCTCCAGCATGTTGCAAGTG GGTGGCACAGTCATCGGCAGCGCCCGCTGTAAAGAGTTTCGTACCCACGAGGGCCGCTTGAAAGCCGCACACAACCTTGTGCAGCGCAGCATCACCAACCTGTGTGTGATTGGTGGAGATGGCAGCCTGACTGGAGCCAACCTGTTCAGAGAGGAGTGGAGCGGCCTTTTGGATGAGCTCGTCGAACAAG GTCTCATCAGTAAGGACGCAGCCGAGGCTAACTCTATGCTCCACATTGTTGGCATGGTCGGCTCCATTGACAATGACTTCTGCGGCACCGACATGACCATCGGCACTGACTCGGCGCTGCACAGGATCATCGAGGTGGTGGACGCCATCATGACCACCGCTCAGAG ccACCAGAGGACATTTGTGCTGGAGGTCATGGGCAGACACTGCGG atACTTGGCCCTGGTCAGTGCCCTGGCATGCGGAGCAGACTGGGTATTTATCCCAGAAATGCCTCCTGAAGATGGATGGGAGGATAGCATGTGTCAGAAACTGTCtgag AGCCGATCACGAGGTTCCAGGTTGAACATTATCATAGTTGCTGAAGGAGCCATTGACAGACAAGGACAACCCATTACTTCAGATTTTGTGAAGGAT CTGGTGGTACGCTGCCTGGGTTTTGACACCAGGGTGACCATCCTGGGCCACGTGCAGAGAGGTGGGACACCCTCTGCCTTTGACAGGATTCTG GCCAGTCGTATGGGCGTGGAGGCAGTGCTGGCGTTACTGGAGGCCTCTGCCACCACCCCGGCCTGCGTTGTGTCTCTGGTTGGCAACCAGGCTGTCCGACTACCACTTATGGAGTGTGTTCAGATG ACCCAAGAGGTGCAGAAGGCCATGGATGAGAAGAAATTTGACGAGGCTGTGAGACTGCGTGGCAG GAGCTTTGAGAACAATCTGACCACCTACAGACTCCTCTCCTACCGGAAGGCAGATTCTGAACTTCCAAAT AGCTCCTTCAATGTTGCGGTGCTGAACGTCGGCGCGCCGGCAGCAGGTATGAACGCCGCCGTGCGTTCTGCTGTCAGAGTGGGAATCACTGAAGGCCACAAAATGTTTGCGGTCAACGACGGCTTCGAGGGATTTTACAAGGGACAG ATCAAGGAGATCAAATGGGGAGATGTTGGTGGTTGGACCGGCCAGGGAGGATCACTGCTGGGGACCAAACG aaCTCTTCCAGGCAAACATCTGGAGAAGATCGCTGAGCAGATTAGGATCCATAACATCAACGCCCTGCTTGTCATCGGCGGATTTGAG GCCTACGTGGGATTACTGGAACTTTCTGCCGCGCGGGACAAACATAACGAGTTCTGTGTGCCCATGGTTATGGTCCCTGCCACCGTCTCCAACAATATACCTGGTTCAGACCTCAGCATTGGCTCAGACACTGCGCTGAATGCCATTACTGAT ACATGTGATCGCATCAAGCAGTCAGCCAGTGGCACCAAGCGGCGGGTCTTCATCATTGAGACCATGGGGGGCTACTGCGGCTACCTGGCCACTGTCGGCGGTCTGGCTGCAGGCGCAGACACCGTCTACATCTACGAGGAGCCGTTTGACATCCGGGACCTGCAG gccAACGTGGAGCATCTGACACAGAAGATGAAGACGAGCATCCAGAGAGGCTTAGTGCTCAG gaatGAGAACTCCAATGAGAACTTTACCACTGACTTCATCTACCAGCTGTACTCTGAGGAGGGACGGGGAGTGTTTGACTGTAGGAAGAACATCCTCGGTCACATGCAGCAG GGAGGAGCTCCATCACCTTTTGATAGAAACTTTGGCACCAAAATTGCTGCTAAAGCCATGCAGTGGATCACACGGACGCTCAAGGAGTCTTACAAAGGAG GGCGAGTGTTTGCTAACTCAGAGGACACCGCCTGCCTGTTGGGGATGCGTCGCAGAGCCATGGTCTTTCAGCCCGTGTCACAGATCCGGGATGAGACGGACTTTTT CCACAGGATCCCCAAGGAGCAGTGGTGGCTGAAGCTCCGTCCACTGATGAAAATCCTGGCCAAGTACAAGACCAGCTACGACGTGTCCGACTCGGGCCAGCTGGAGCACGTGACCCGGTTCCGATCCAGAGAGTCCAACAACACGGCGGCCATCTGA
- the pfkpb gene encoding ATP-dependent 6-phosphofructokinase, platelet type isoform X2, whose translation MAGAVAPKRQDTRKFFENLSGAGKSIGVLTSGGDAQGMNAAVRAVVRMGIYVGAKVYFVHEGYQGMVDGGDNIKEATWESVSSMLQVGGTVIGSARCKEFRTHEGRLKAAHNLVQRSITNLCVIGGDGSLTGANLFREEWSGLLDELVEQGLISKDAAEANSMLHIVGMVGSIDNDFCGTDMTIGTDSALHRIIEVVDAIMTTAQSHQRTFVLEVMGRHCGYLALVSALACGADWVFIPEMPPEDGWEDSMCQKLSENRADKKRLNIIIVAEGAIDCHNKAITPDYIKDLVVRCLGFDTRVTILGHVQRGGTPSAFDRILASRMGVEAVLALLEASATTPACVVSLVGNQAVRLPLMECVQMTQEVQKAMDEKKFDEAVRLRGRSFENNLTTYRLLSYRKADSELPNSSFNVAVLNVGAPAAGMNAAVRSAVRVGITEGHKMFAVNDGFEGFYKGQIKEIKWGDVGGWTGQGGSLLGTKRTLPGKHLEKIAEQIRIHNINALLVIGGFEAYVGLLELSAARDKHNEFCVPMVMVPATVSNNIPGSDLSIGSDTALNAITDTCDRIKQSASGTKRRVFIIETMGGYCGYLATVGGLAAGADTVYIYEEPFDIRDLQANVEHLTQKMKTSIQRGLVLRNENSNENFTTDFIYQLYSEEGRGVFDCRKNILGHMQQGGAPSPFDRNFGTKIAAKAMQWITRTLKESYKGGRVFANSEDTACLLGMRRRAMVFQPVSQIRDETDFFHRIPKEQWWLKLRPLMKILAKYKTSYDVSDSGQLEHVTRFRSRESNNTAAI comes from the exons GTATGAACGCGGCGGTCCGGGCTGTTGTGCGAATGGGCATCTATGTTGGAGCAAAGGTGTATTTTGTCCACGAG GGGTAccaggggatggtggatggaggAGACAACATCAAAGAGGCGACGTGGGAAAGCGTCTCCAGCATGTTGCAAGTG GGTGGCACAGTCATCGGCAGCGCCCGCTGTAAAGAGTTTCGTACCCACGAGGGCCGCTTGAAAGCCGCACACAACCTTGTGCAGCGCAGCATCACCAACCTGTGTGTGATTGGTGGAGATGGCAGCCTGACTGGAGCCAACCTGTTCAGAGAGGAGTGGAGCGGCCTTTTGGATGAGCTCGTCGAACAAG GTCTCATCAGTAAGGACGCAGCCGAGGCTAACTCTATGCTCCACATTGTTGGCATGGTCGGCTCCATTGACAATGACTTCTGCGGCACCGACATGACCATCGGCACTGACTCGGCGCTGCACAGGATCATCGAGGTGGTGGACGCCATCATGACCACCGCTCAGAG ccACCAGAGGACATTTGTGCTGGAGGTCATGGGCAGACACTGCGG atACTTGGCCCTGGTCAGTGCCCTGGCATGCGGAGCAGACTGGGTATTTATCCCAGAAATGCCTCCTGAAGATGGATGGGAGGATAGCATGTGTCAGAAACTGTCtgag AACCGCGCCGATAAGAAAAGGCTGAACATTATTATTGTAGCTGAGGGTGCCATAGATTGCCACAACAAGGCAATAACTCCTGATTATATCAAGGAT CTGGTGGTACGCTGCCTGGGTTTTGACACCAGGGTGACCATCCTGGGCCACGTGCAGAGAGGTGGGACACCCTCTGCCTTTGACAGGATTCTG GCCAGTCGTATGGGCGTGGAGGCAGTGCTGGCGTTACTGGAGGCCTCTGCCACCACCCCGGCCTGCGTTGTGTCTCTGGTTGGCAACCAGGCTGTCCGACTACCACTTATGGAGTGTGTTCAGATG ACCCAAGAGGTGCAGAAGGCCATGGATGAGAAGAAATTTGACGAGGCTGTGAGACTGCGTGGCAG GAGCTTTGAGAACAATCTGACCACCTACAGACTCCTCTCCTACCGGAAGGCAGATTCTGAACTTCCAAAT AGCTCCTTCAATGTTGCGGTGCTGAACGTCGGCGCGCCGGCAGCAGGTATGAACGCCGCCGTGCGTTCTGCTGTCAGAGTGGGAATCACTGAAGGCCACAAAATGTTTGCGGTCAACGACGGCTTCGAGGGATTTTACAAGGGACAG ATCAAGGAGATCAAATGGGGAGATGTTGGTGGTTGGACCGGCCAGGGAGGATCACTGCTGGGGACCAAACG aaCTCTTCCAGGCAAACATCTGGAGAAGATCGCTGAGCAGATTAGGATCCATAACATCAACGCCCTGCTTGTCATCGGCGGATTTGAG GCCTACGTGGGATTACTGGAACTTTCTGCCGCGCGGGACAAACATAACGAGTTCTGTGTGCCCATGGTTATGGTCCCTGCCACCGTCTCCAACAATATACCTGGTTCAGACCTCAGCATTGGCTCAGACACTGCGCTGAATGCCATTACTGAT ACATGTGATCGCATCAAGCAGTCAGCCAGTGGCACCAAGCGGCGGGTCTTCATCATTGAGACCATGGGGGGCTACTGCGGCTACCTGGCCACTGTCGGCGGTCTGGCTGCAGGCGCAGACACCGTCTACATCTACGAGGAGCCGTTTGACATCCGGGACCTGCAG gccAACGTGGAGCATCTGACACAGAAGATGAAGACGAGCATCCAGAGAGGCTTAGTGCTCAG gaatGAGAACTCCAATGAGAACTTTACCACTGACTTCATCTACCAGCTGTACTCTGAGGAGGGACGGGGAGTGTTTGACTGTAGGAAGAACATCCTCGGTCACATGCAGCAG GGAGGAGCTCCATCACCTTTTGATAGAAACTTTGGCACCAAAATTGCTGCTAAAGCCATGCAGTGGATCACACGGACGCTCAAGGAGTCTTACAAAGGAG GGCGAGTGTTTGCTAACTCAGAGGACACCGCCTGCCTGTTGGGGATGCGTCGCAGAGCCATGGTCTTTCAGCCCGTGTCACAGATCCGGGATGAGACGGACTTTTT CCACAGGATCCCCAAGGAGCAGTGGTGGCTGAAGCTCCGTCCACTGATGAAAATCCTGGCCAAGTACAAGACCAGCTACGACGTGTCCGACTCGGGCCAGCTGGAGCACGTGACCCGGTTCCGATCCAGAGAGTCCAACAACACGGCGGCCATCTGA